The Salarias fasciatus chromosome 16, fSalaFa1.1, whole genome shotgun sequence sequence aacaacacaaacccTCCAGTGGCCATCGGAATATTTACAACAGCatgtcactttttcttttcatgcattTCTTCCCACTGACGTCTGTAtctttctgcaggttctgcctCCCCCTGCTGGTCGTCTGTAGAACTGCACTCGTGTTCACACGAGGAGTGAAACATGAAGATGGACAcatggaaaaatgaaatgaaatcacgACCAACAGCGAGCTCCGGTGCGTCAAAAGGCAAGTTTCATCTGCGAGGGGAAGGAGCTTTCTTCATCTCCACATATGTGGTGTTCTCCATCACTGTTCTGACCTGGAActgacaaaaaacaacaaccacaaataCAACTGTGAACtgatatatatctatatattctacaaatttatcaaaaaaagaagttttttttcttcccagctGAGTTCTGTTTACAATCCAGAACCAATTTGATGTATTGTTTCAACACTTTCTGAAATATTCAGACTTCAGACATATTCAGGCacatgtatgtgtatgtgtatgtgtatgtgtatgtgtatgggTGTATGTATGTACATAGAGATATACATACATATTCttgtttttactcatttttatcttgttttctgACACTTAGCAGGGGGggacttaaagctagggtagacgatgttgtccaaaagcactttttgtcatactgagtgaaatgctccctgccccctgggagaagtcaatacattatgtggacggaaaaaggtgcggaaaaaaatctgacaactgtagcagccaaaggacagtaaaaactccgaccaatcgtaaggcgcggaccgctcttaagaaaccaatcaaatcccttcgccgttctaccagccccctgcacgtacatttcaatggcgtgcactggccctggttcagtcaaggagctctcggcgctcgcggctcttgtgaaaaatagaaggaagcggagcggcgcgctgcgctcctatgggcgttgtgtgcggcagtcagaaaggttaataacattggaggcgatcacaaactccgtgcgcgtggcgcttccgtgtccagtgcgttcgctcccaacgggagctcctccaatcgggtgggagctgggcggagccttggggagatgctacattgaaattcatgctagttttccaagatcgccgacccgaGCTTTATCGTGCAATTTTGTTGTACTATAATGACAATAACGacattctgttctgttctgttctactTTCATGACTGAGATCTGCAGAAAAATTATCCAATTTGCAACAAGAAGGAAAATCAGCTGCTATACATACAGTGTATTCAGtatttgtgtgttattttgttcttttttttcttgaacttttCATATTTTCCTCACATAACAAGTGCTTTATTTTGGATTTATGTGGCAGACCCCTGTTGGAGGTTTGTGCTGGAGGGTgaacctccaccacagccttttcttttcacacaccaacactcCTGTGCTCTATTTTGTCTCCGCTCATCTTGCGCTCACTCTGAGCAGCCTCCCCATCCCTCCccgcagcatgatgctgcctccaccgtgcttcaccGTGGGATGGTGTTTAGCAGTTAATCCAGAACCTTCCGTTTTATGTTTGTGGTTGTAACGCGACAAAATGTGGAGAAGTTCACAGGGGATCCATATTTCCaaggccagtgtgtgtgtcaggggtgGAGTGTGACGCTCACCTTCCCTCTGATGAAGAGGACGGTGATGGCACAGCTGTACAGTAACGTCACAGCCAGCAGACCAATCAGAATCCAGCTGAGGTAACGCGacagaagagaagcaggaggagggagaggaggaggggaaggaggggaaggaggggaagGAGTGGGCGGGGAGCctctttctgtttcctgttgacctgaaaaaaagaaagaggtcatgttggaaatgtgttttattatcattgttaAATTTTGTATTGAACTCTGCACAGGAAAGTGAAAGTCGACAAAGTGGAAGAAACTATCAGTAAACTGTCTGCAGTCTGCAAAATACTAATTAGGTTGTCTTAACTTTGCTGATTGGGTTGTGTCTTATCTTTTTCCTGTACAGCGGTTGCTTTGTGAACGTTCACATAAGGACTGACTGAAACCAATCTTTACCCATGAGCCACATGTAAGTGTGTGTTCAATAAAAGCTGCAGGAGAACAGCTATCAGGCGGAGAAAAGGAAGCTGCCATATGAGTAAGCGGTTTCTCTCTTTGCAAGTGAAAGAATTtcactttgtcttgtttcattGTCACAGATCTGACAGGTTGTTTCCTGTTAGTTCACATCAACACGCAGAACATTTTCCTGAAGTCTCCAGTTTTTAGATGGCGTTCCTCCATCTTGCCTGTCTAAAATGCTCTCTTCATGCAAACTCATTTCCCAGACTTCACCTGTTTTCCATTGTTCTGGTCTGACTCACCTTGAACCAGCTTGGTTGGAGTTCCTTTCTCGGTAAAGAACTTTGGGATATTTCCATTTTCCTGAATCGTCACTTCACACTGGTATGTACAGCTCATCTCTTCTGGACCGACGTTCAGCAGAAGGAAAACTTGCTGTTTGCCAGTTGTGGGCAATTTGATGCAGTCTTGTGTTCCTGGGCAGATCTTCGAGGAACTTCCTGTTCTGagagtaaataaagaaaaatcagcCAAAACTCACAAACAAGATCTATGATCAGGAAGACCAGCTTCAACCACATAGGACATGTGCTATGTCGTCATGGCAACGTGATGCTGCTCATGTCGTCATGGAAATATGTTGAAgtatgacgtgtgtgtgtgtgtgtgtgtgtgtgtgtgtgtgtgcgtgcgtgtgggcgtgcgtgtgtgtgtgtgtgtgtgtgtgtgtgtgcgtgcgtgtgagcgtgcgtgcgtgcgtgtgtgtgtgtgtgtgtgtgtgtgtgtgtgtgtgcacgcctgTGTTTCCTTCTGATCAACCCTCTCCTCTTATCTCACTGCTCGATCATCTCGGTCTTCACCTCCAGACACTCAACGgttctcagtgttttctgatTGTTCTCCCAGCATCCTCAGTGTTCTCCTGGTGTTCTGACAGCTCTAGAAGAGTTTTCCTAGTGCTCCCCCGGTGTTCCACCAGTGTTCTCCTAGTGTTCTTCCAGTGTTGTCACAAATCCTAATTTTTCAGTCCCAgattaaaaaacatatttttctccttttgttgcAGTAAATGTAGTGAAACCTGCatcaaaaactgtgaaatttTTCAGAAAATTGGAATTTGTGCAAATCTGATTGTGACATTGTGCAAAAAATGTTCAATATATGTAAAATATTTtctcatgaattttttttttcttgtaaaataCAAACCAATTACAACTCTATGAGTTTCCCCCACAAGGCACAGATTCAGTGTCCTTCAGCTACAGATCGCCTCCACTGAGATATTTATAGGCAATGAAGACAAAGGTGGGGCTGAtctgacagccaatcagaggggaGGGGCTTTTAACCCACAGCCAAATCAATCGATCGATCAATCAagctttatttctatagcacttttcatgttcatatataaaaaacaacacaaagtgctaaACAGTCAAATCAGTATAAAAGCCAATcaaggtgacacacacacacacacacacacacacacacacacacacacacacacactcacacat is a genomic window containing:
- the LOC115403784 gene encoding uncharacterized protein LOC115403784, yielding MAFIIFTVYLSLIVRLNHGFEVVQPQNWTVDLVSLASITCEHTAEISSVVDVRLNRISPTGSSSKICPGTQDCIKLPTTGKQQVFLLLNVGPEEMSCTYQCEVTIQENGNIPKFFTEKGTPTKLVQGQQETERGSPPTPSPPSPPSPPPLPPPASLLSRYLSWILIGLLAVTLLYSCAITVLFIRGKFQVRTVMENTTYVEMKKAPSPRR